The segment ATTGTGCACCTCCGAAATAATTCACTTACCTATTCTAGCAGAAATATTACTGTTTTTGTGGATTTCATGACGGGAGATTTCTTTCTTTTCCCCTATACATGAAATTTAATCTGAGATTATACACCAACCAACACAAAATCCCACGTAAAAGCGAGCTTGTCGGCTTTTTTGTGGGATTTTTTTAGCTTTGCACAACTATAGCATGCATAATTTTCAACTTTTTATGCCATTTAATATTATATCCATATAGGTACTCACTAGTTCCTCTTCTGACACTTCTCCGTCGGGATTATACCAATTAAAAGAACGGTTAACCATTCCTAGTATTCCAAAGATAACAATATCACTTCTAAGGTCGTTCCTGAAATCTCCCTTTTCAATCCCATCATCAATGAGTCTTTGAAGATTAATTCGAAATTCTTTTCGATAAGAATTGATTAACTTAACTTGCATATCATCCAGATGCCGAAATTCCCGATTAAACACTCTTGCACTCTTACCTTGTATCTTAATATCTTTTATAATTAAATAGATTAAATTATTTATTTTCACTGTATTACTAAGAGATTCATCTTTTAAGGTTACTTCTTGTTCAGATAGCAACTCTTTAATAAAACTTAAGTGAATATCCATTAATAGTTCTTGTTTACTTTTAAAGTAATAATAAAAAGTACCCTTTGTCACCCCAATTGTATCAACAATATCTTGAATGGAAGTTTTACTGAATCCCTTTTTATCAAAAAGGTCTATACTCTCTTTTAAAATTCTTCCTCGCATAATATTGTTCTCCCCAAATGTTAGATTTTAATCCATTGCTAGTCCGACTCCCTTTCGATTACTAAGGAGATTCCTTGACCTCCACCGATACAAGCTGTAATAAGGGCATACTTTCCAGCTGTTCGTTTTAATTCATATACAGCTTTTGTTATTAATATTGCTCCTGTAGCACCTAATGGATGTCCATGGGCAATTGCTCCACCGTTGACATTTAATTTTTCTGGATCTATTTCCAACTCCCGATTACAAGCAATTACTTGTGCAGCAAACGCCTCGTTCAATTCGATAATATCTATATCGGATAAAGAAAGGTTCAATTTTTCTAGTAATTTCTGCGTTGCTGGTACAGGACCAATCCCCATAATATTAGGGTCTACTCCTGCAACTACTGACCCTTTAATTGTAGCTAACGGTTGAATTCCTAACTCTTCCGCCTTTTCTCGAGACATAATGACCAGTGCTGATGCCGCATCATTCAAGCCAGAACTACTGCCAGCTGTTACAGTGCCATTCTTTTGAAAAGCAGGAGCTAGTTTTGCTAAAGCAGCTAATGTTACATTCGGACGTGGATGCTCGTCTTTATTAAATAAAATCGGTTCACCTTTACGAACAGGAATGCTAATCGGCACAATTTGCTCATCAAAACGCCCTTCTTCCATCGCCCTTGCCATTCTTTGTTGACTTCTTAAAGAATATTCATCTTGTTCTTTTCTCGTAATATCGTATTTTTTCACAAGATTTTCGGCTGTAATTCCCATTCCTGGATTTCCGATTTCTTCAGGTGCAAGAAGGGTTTTCCGATGCTTTGGTGGAACAGAACTGTACGCTTGCTCTGGACGCTCAAATTGATAGGGCGAACGGCTCATACTTTCAATACCGCCAGCAACGTAAATATCCCCTGCCCCAGATTGTATCGCTTGAGCAGCTAATGCAACCGCATTAATACCTGAACCGCATTGTCTATCTATCGTTAATCCTGGTATATTGACGGACAAACCACCCTGTAAAGCTGTCAATCTCGCAATATTTCCCCCGCCACTTAAAACATTTCCTATTATCACATCATCAATACTTTCAGGATCTAGATTTATGCGTTTAATCGCTTCTTTAATTACTTTCCCACCATACAAATGAGCCGGAATACTTGCTAATGCCCCACCTTGTTTAGCAATAGCTGTACGAACAGCTGATACAATGACTGCATCTCGTTTCATATATTTCCCCCTTTTTCAATCAAGTTAGTAAAGTTCAAATATTACTTTTCCTTTAACTACATCTTTTTGATTTTGATTAATCGCTTTGACATCAAAAATTAGCGATTGATCAACTGTATCAACTAAATCAGCCTTTAACGTAAGCACATCATTTAAAAACACCATTCCTGAAAATCGTATGTTATAGTCTTTTATAAAACCTTCTTCATAATAAGGAGTGAATAGCTTAGAAAGATTGCCCATCGTCCACATACCATGCGCAATGATTCCTGGTAAACCCGCTTTCTTTGCTTCTTCATCAATCGTATGAATCGGGTTAAAGTCACCCGAAGAACCTGCATATTTAATTAAATCCATTCTCGATACAGGATGAAGTGTCGTTTCAAGAGATTCCGCTTTACTTATCGCTGCTAAAATTGTCATACGTTTAAAGACCTCCTCACTGTTTCCGTAATGATGATGATTGATTCTTCCGTAAAAATTACTTTTCCGTCCTGATCTTCACCGTATCTTTTCATTTTCAAGAAGCCCATTTCCCCTGTGCTACCTGCTCTTTCATAGTAGTCTTCTATTTTCACGTAGCAATAAACTTCTTCTCCTACTAAAAGAGGTCGTTCAAAATGATAAATTTGTTCACCATGTATTAACCCTTTTGCTGGTAATTGAAGTCCTTCGACATTGCCAGATCTTAGCACTCGCGGAAATGTAGGGGGCGCTATATTCGTGCCATATTTTGATTGTTTCCCAACTTCTTCATCGATATAGATTGGATGACTATCCCCAATTGATTCAGCAAATCTCCTTACAAGCTCTCTTTCCACTACATTTCTTACTTTGTTTGAAGTTCGACCAATATATGCTGTATACAAAGTTTCCATCCCCCTTCTTTAATTTGTCGGTCCGCCTGCTACATAAAGTATTTGACCGTTTACGAATGAAGATTTTTCGTCCGCAAAGAACGCAACTGCATTTGCAATATCACTTGGCTTGCCCGTTCTGCCAACCGGAATTTTGCTAGCCCCTGCTTTGAGGAAATCTTCAAACGGAATACCAATACGCTCTGCAGTTGCTTTTGTCATATCAGTCTCAATAAAACCAGGCGCAACCGCATTAGATGTAATACCAAATTTCGCAACCTCTTTTGCCAATGTTTTCGTCAAACCTTGCAAGCCTGCTTTAACGGTTGCATAATTTGCTTGGCCCGCATTCCCTAATGCTGAAGTCGATGAAATATTAATAATTCGTCCATATTTTTGTTGGACCATATATTTTTGTGCGATGCGCGTTGTATTAAAGGCGCCTTTCAAATGAACATCAATGACTTGATCCCAGTCATTATCGGTCATTTTAAATAGTAAGTTGTCGCGGATGATGCCGGCATTATTCACTAAAATATCAAGTGATCCGAACTCATTCACCACCTGTTCCATCGCTGCTGCGACATCTTCAGAATTGACTACATTTGCTTTGATGGCTAAAATATCGAAACCTTTTTCTTTAAATTCAGCCTGTACGTTTTGTAACGCTTCTTCATTAATGTCAATGATCGCTATTTTTGCCCCACTCTCAGCAAAAGTTTCCGCGATACTTTTTCCAATGCCACGGCTACCACCAGTAATGAGAGCCACTCTATTTTCAAATCTTTTTGTCATATAAGTTCCTCCTACTATCTTTCAAATTGTTTTATAGAAACGAAACATTTACAAATAGATAAGTAAGTTCGTTTGCACTAACTATTTACTAATCGGTACTTCAACACACCATTTTGTTTTTCAACAGTAATCATTTTTCGTTCTTCCAATAAATCAAGCACGCTTAATACTTCAAACAAAAATGTAATGATTCCTTTCTCATACCTCTCCCGATACATGTCTTGAATAATTTCAAACCCCGTTGCAAGGCCATTCGCATTTTTTAGCGTTTGGATCACACGAGTTACACGCTTTTCGATATTGCTTCTATGCCAATCGATCGCACCATTTAAATCGTCAATAATTGGCCCATGTCCTGAAAAGGTTAATTTTGCGGGAAGTTTTCTACACTTTTCTAAATCATTTAAATACTGGAGTAAAGGTTTTGCACGTTCACTTCCAGGTTTCGGTGCATCGAAAAACATTCCCCCATGGAGGCCTTTAATAATATGGTCTCCACAAAAGAACAATTGCTCATCCGCGCAATAAAGCGAAATATGATCCTGTGAATGACCTAGTGTTTCAATTACTTGAAATGTTGGTAAACCTGGCACTATATCCCCTTCTCCTAGCACCTCATCGACCTTTGCCATTTGGAAGTAATCACGGCTGCGTTTCCGAAACGCCCACTTAGTAGCCGCATCTTTTGTTAAACCAAATTCTAGGAATAAGTTATAAAAAAATTCAGCGCTCCATTGTAAATAGCTATCGTCCTGTAAAATCATTTCGGTATCTTTATGCGCGAGTATTTTAATTGCTGGATTTTTCTCCAAAATCCAGTCAACTAAACCTGTATGATCATTATGGTGATGTGTGATAATAATTTGTTCGAGATCCGTTAGTTGAATACCTAAACGATGGAGACCATTATTTAAATCATCCCAACCTTGCTTATTTTTTAGACCAGCGTCAATAAGCGTTAATTTCTCTCCAAACACAACATATGAGTTTACTGGACCTATAGGGAAGTTCGTTGTCAATTCTAATTTTTCTACTCTATGCAAGGTACTCAATCCTTCTTTTATCGAAATTTTTCTCACATACCTTTCATGTGATGATAGATTTCTGGATCAATTAATCGCCAACTTTCAGGAAGTTAATTATCTAACCAAACATCTTTTAAATAGCCATACCCATATGATGCATGTGGATAGGAATCTTTTACATTCGGTTGTCTAGGCGTTTTCGTATAATAAGTTGTTACCGGAATCGGATTCACTAAGTTTTCTAAAACATAGCGTTGAATTTCATGAACATACTGCTTTCTTTCTTCCACGTCTAAAATCGTTCTTTGTTTATCAAGCATTTTATCTAGTTCTGGGTCACTATTGTTATACCAATTTCGTGCACCATTTGTGTGTAGTTGCGTACGAAGCCACTCATCCGGCTCTTGGAAATATGTTTGATAGCCGATCCCCATGTCATAATCCACATTTGGCCATCTATCTGAGAAGTAAGCCGCGTATTCTACAATTTCAATTTCAACATTGATGCCGACATTTCTTAAATCTTCCGCAACCCATTGCGCAACACGCACAAGTTGTTCACCGTATCCATTCGTCACAATCATTGTCGTATTAAAGCCGTTTGGATAGCCTGCCTCTGCTAACAGCTTTTTAGCTTCCTCTGGGTTATAAGGAGATAATTCTTCTCTTTCTTCTAAAGATAATGCCCAATCACCTAGTGACGGATTGACAGGTCCACTCGTTTCCCCGCCGCCGTAAATCGCCTTCACCATTGATTTTCGATCAACCGCCATACTTATTGCTTTTCGTACACGCAAATCTGTAAAAGGCTCTCTTTCCATGTTCATATATAACTGTTCTTGAGTAGCAAATAATGATTCAAAAATCGTTACATTTGAATTTGATTTTTGTAATTGCGCGATTTCTTCTGGAGATAAACTACCGATTGTATCTGCCTGACCCGTTCTAAAAGCTGCAATCCTCGTACTTTGATCTGGTACAACTTTATAAATGACTTTATCTAAATACGGCTTTCCTTCTTCATAATATTTCGGGTTTTTTGAGTACGTAGCCTGTACATTATCTTCCCATTTTTCTAACACAAATGGACCTGTTCCAATCGAATCCGTCGCTAAATTAAATTCACCATCCATCGCTTCCTTCGGTAAAATCCACATGAAATGGTTGGCCATAAAATTTAAAAATGGCGCGAATGGCTGTTTTAATGTGAAAACAACGGTTTGATCATCTACTGCAACAACGCTCTCTACTTCAGATAAAAGTGCTCTTTGATGACCTGGTAAATCGATAATTCTTTCCATTGTCGCTACAACATCCTCCGCAGTAAGTTTTCGGCCATTTACTGGTGCCTTATCATGCCAATACGCTTCTCGAAGGTAAAATGTATACGTTTTGCCATCTTCAGATATTTCCCAACGCTCTGCAAGATCAGGCACAACATTATAATCCGTATAGGCAACACCCGGCCCTGTTTCATAACTAACGAGTTTGTTATAAACTAAGCCGGCAAGCATATGTGTGTAGATGGAAGACTGACGGTGCGGATCAAGCATATCTGGATCTGCTGGCGTAAGAATTGTATAAGTTCCACCACTTTTTGGCTCTGTATTGGCCGTTACTTCAATCTTCTTATCGTCTTGCTTTTCACTTGGAGTTTCATTTGATGTTTCATTAGAGGAGCAAGCACTTAATACGAGTGCTACTAGTCCAAAAACCAATAAATAAATGATTGATTTCAACCTTTTATCCATAATATTCCCTCCTAAAAACATGATATTTAAGAACTTACTTAGACATTTTTGGGTCAAGGAAATCCCGAAGTGCATCTCCAAATAAGTTAAATGCCAAAACTAAAATACATAAAGCTAAACCAGGGAATAGCACGAGCCACGGTGCACTTTCCATGTATCTACTCGCATCACTCAACATTAACCCCCAGGATGGATTCGGTGGCGGTGTTCCTATTCCAAGAAAACTAAGTGATGCTTCAGCAATAATCGTTTGACCAAAAGCCAGGCTTGCCATGACGATGATTGGCGCCATCATATTTGGCAATCCATGTCTCAAAATAATCCGAAATGGGCTTGCCCCTACCGAACGGGATGCTTCCACATAATTGGATTCACGAATTCTCATCATTTCCCCCCGTACAATTCTTGCAAAACGAGGGATTTCGATAATAACAAGGGCGATTATGACATTTTGAATGGCAGGACCTAATAAAGCTGCAATAAACAAGGCAAGAATTAAAGCTGGGATTGACATAATAGCATCCATTATTCTTTGAATGACCAAATCGATTACTCCACCAAAGTAGCCTGAGATCATGCCAATTAACGTTCCTAATACGATGGAGATGACGACTGTAGCAACGCCAACAAGCAACGATATTTGAGAACCAAAAATGAGGCGACTAAACACGTCACGCCCTAAATCATCCGTGCCCATCACATGCTGCACGTTTGGGGCCGCCAAAAAAGCAGTACGGTCTTGACTAATTGGATCAAACGGTGCAATAGCTGATGCGAATATTGCGACGGCGAAAACGAGTACAATAACCAAAAGGGATAAAGAACCAACTTTTTGCGTTAAAATAAAGCGTTTACAATCCCCTTTCATTTTTTGCAAATGGACGTTTTTTCTCACCTTTATTCTCTTTTTTGGCATCTCAGTGTCTATTTGTATTTGAGACATATGCATCACTTCCTTTTCTTGAAACAAGAATATTGAGGTATTTTTTATCTAGCCCTTATTCTAGGGTCTGCCCACCCGTACATTACATCCACAGCTAAATTAACTAATAAAAACATCGCACCAAAGACCAAGACAGTGGACTGGACAATTGGATAGTCTCTCACTAATACAGATTCAAAAATTAAACTGCCTAACCCTGGGAGAGCAAAAATCGATTCAAGCACTACCGTCCCACCAAGCAAATAGCCGATTTGTAAACCGATTAATGTAATAACCGAAACTAATGAATTTCTAAGCGCATGCTTGAATATGACAACTGCTTCTTTCGCTCCTTTTGCCCGCACCGTTCTAATAAACTCCGAATGCAGTACTTCAAGTACAGCCGACCTTGTCATTCGAACAATACTTGCACTTAAAGTAACGGCTAAGCAAATGGCCGGTAAAAATATTTGCTGCAAATTAACAAAAGGATTGTCAGTAAATGATTGATAACCTAGTGGTGGAATCCAATTGAAAGCTAGCGATAAAAACGTTAATAAAATTAGTCCTAACCAGAAGCTTGGAATCGATAATCCACCAATTGAAATTACTTTTAAAAAATGGTCAATAAAAGTATTTTGTTTCACAGCAGAAATCACGCCAATTGGAATACCGATCATGATAGCCAAAACAATTGATAAAATGGCTAATTGAATCGTAACTGGCAGTCTTGCTAATATAATTTGCGATACTTCTTGACCTGACCAAAGAGAGCTCCCTAAATCGCCTTGCAGCGCATTTTTACCCCAATCCATTAGTTGACCGAAAACACTTTTATCTAGACCCATTTCAGCTTTCAATGCATCCATTTGTTCAGGTGTTGCACCGGAATTTGCTAACTGAAGGGTCACAACATCTCCAGGAACTGCTCTCATAATGACAAAAATGAAGGTAGTCATAATTAACAATACAATTATTCCAAAAATTAAACGCCTACCAATATATTCAATCATAACCTTGCCTCCTCCTTATAGAGATGACAGGAAACCGCATGACCTTCAGCTATATCTATCAGTTCTGGCTTTTCCTTTTTACAATGATCCATTGCTAAAGGACATCTCGTATGAAATTTACAACCACTTGGAGGATTTGAAGGACTTGGTACTTCACCACTTAGGATAATTCGATCTGGTTCAATATTAGGATTAGGAATCGGCACAGCTGATATAAGTGCCTTTGCATATGGATGGAGTGGGTTTGTAAATAAAGTTTCGGCATCGGTTACTTCTACGATTTCCCCTAAATACATGACAGCAATTCGATCTGAAATATATTTGACTACATTTAAATCATGCGAAATAAATAAATACGATAATCCGAGTTTCAATTGGAGGTCTTTTAATAGATTAAGAATTTGTGCTTGAACTGAAACATCTAATGCGGACACAGCCTCATCGCAAATGAGCAGATCTGGTTCAGTTGCCAAAGCTCTCGCGATACCAATTCGTTGCCTTTGTCCTCCTGAAAATTGATGAGGAAATTTATGCATATCCTTTTTAGATAGTCCAACAGTTTCAAGTAATTCCCCTACACGCCCGCGCTTGGAACTTCCTTTTGCTATATTGTGCACTTCTAAAGGTTCACCAATAATATCTAAAATGGTCATCCTCGGATCTAAGGAACTATAAGGATCTTGAAAAACAAATTGAACACGTTTCCTTATAATCTTTTTCTCTTTTCGATTTACTTTCGATAATTTTTTCCCATCAAAACTTACTTCCCCATTGGTTGAATCAATAAGACCCGTTATTAATCTTCCAACAGTTGATTTACCGCAGCCCGATTCACCAACAAGACCAAGAACTTCCCCTTTATGAATGTTGAGCGTTACGCCATCTACTGCCTTAACGTGCCCGATTGTTCTCGACAAAATCCCTTTTGTAATCGGGAAGTATTTTTTTAAGTCGGTTACTTCTAATAAGTTATTTTTACTTACTAAATGTGGATTGATATCATATTCAGATCCATTTTCATCAATTGACAGTGGTGCCTCCCAATTTCCTTGTAGATCAGGGTCTGCAATCCAACACTTACTTACTCGCTCATTCGCTAATTCAAAAAGTGGTGGTTCTTCACTTCTACACTTATCCGTAGCAAAGGAACACCTTGGATGAAAACGGCATCCAGCGGGGATTTCTTTCAAGCTTGGAACATTTCCTTTTATCGTAAGTAATTTACGATCTTTCTCTGTATCGATTTTTGGAATACTTTTCATTAAAGCTTCTGTATATGGATGTTGTGGTTTATTAAACAAGTCTTTTACATGAGACTGTTCCACAACTTGCCCAGCATAAACAACTACAACTTTGTCCGCCATTTCCGCTACAACGCCTAAATCATGTGTAACAAGGATAATTGCTGTTCCAAACTGGGATTGCAAGTCTTTTAATAATTGCAAAATCTGTGCCTGTACTGTCACATCAAGCGCAGTTGTAGGCTCATCGGCAATAATTAAATTCGGTCTACATGCAAGTGCGATGGCAATCATTACCCGTTGCCTTTGACCACCTGATAATTGGTGGGGATAGACATTTATACGACTTTCAGGGTCTGGCAGTCCTACAAGCTTTAGTAATTCAACTGCGCGTTCCCGCAATTCTTTTTTACTAAGATTTTCATGAATTTTAATCGTCTCGATAATTTGGTCACCAATCGTATATACAGGGTCTAGGCATGTCATCGGATCTTGGAAAATCATAGCAATTTCGTTTCCACGAATTTTTCGAATTTCATCATTACTTAAATCCTTTAAATTTAAATCATTAAACAAGATTTTACCGGAAGTGACTTCACCATTGCTGTCTAACAATCGCAATATCGAAAGTGCTGAAACGCTTTTACCAGATCCTGATTCTCCTACGATTGCTACTGTTTCTCCTTTCGCAATACTAAAGGAAATGCCATCAACAGCCTCTAGATTACCTTCTCTCGTTTTAAAAACAGTTTTCATTTCTTCTACTCGTAACAATGTATTAGCTTTTTGGACCATTCGAATGCCTCCTTTCAAGTATATTGAACGACTAATTTTAATCTAAATTGAGATGAGTAAATTGCTCTCTTAACTTTATTTTCATAATCTTCCCAACACCATTTTTTGGAAGTTCATGAATAAACTCTACATGACGAGGGGTTTTATATTTCGCTAAATTTTGTTGGCAGTATCCGATTAATTCACTTACACTTACTTCTATATTTGGCTTCTTTACAATACAAGCAACGATTTCCTCACCCATTTTTTCAGAAGGAACACCTATGACTGCAGCTTCTAACACCGCATCATGCTTGACTAGTAATTCTTCTAAATCTCGTGGATACACATTAAATCCACCTCGAATAATTAAATCTTTTTTACGGTCTACAATATATAAATAGCCTTCTTCATCCACTTTTGCCAAATCTCCTGTATGAAGCCATCCATTTTGTAATGCCATTTTCGTTGCTTCTTCATTTCCATAATAACCCGGTGTAACATTATCACCTTGGACTAATAATTCACCAACATTCCCAACTGGTAC is part of the Solibacillus sp. FSL K6-1523 genome and harbors:
- a CDS encoding TetR/AcrR family transcriptional regulator, producing MRGRILKESIDLFDKKGFSKTSIQDIVDTIGVTKGTFYYYFKSKQELLMDIHLSFIKELLSEQEVTLKDESLSNTVKINNLIYLIIKDIKIQGKSARVFNREFRHLDDMQVKLINSYRKEFRINLQRLIDDGIEKGDFRNDLRSDIVIFGILGMVNRSFNWYNPDGEVSEEELVSTYMDIILNGIKS
- a CDS encoding ABC transporter permease, producing the protein MSQIQIDTEMPKKRIKVRKNVHLQKMKGDCKRFILTQKVGSLSLLVIVLVFAVAIFASAIAPFDPISQDRTAFLAAPNVQHVMGTDDLGRDVFSRLIFGSQISLLVGVATVVISIVLGTLIGMISGYFGGVIDLVIQRIMDAIMSIPALILALFIAALLGPAIQNVIIALVIIEIPRFARIVRGEMMRIRESNYVEASRSVGASPFRIILRHGLPNMMAPIIVMASLAFGQTIIAEASLSFLGIGTPPPNPSWGLMLSDASRYMESAPWLVLFPGLALCILVLAFNLFGDALRDFLDPKMSK
- a CDS encoding MBL fold metallo-hydrolase, with protein sequence MHRVEKLELTTNFPIGPVNSYVVFGEKLTLIDAGLKNKQGWDDLNNGLHRLGIQLTDLEQIIITHHHNDHTGLVDWILEKNPAIKILAHKDTEMILQDDSYLQWSAEFFYNLFLEFGLTKDAATKWAFRKRSRDYFQMAKVDEVLGEGDIVPGLPTFQVIETLGHSQDHISLYCADEQLFFCGDHIIKGLHGGMFFDAPKPGSERAKPLLQYLNDLEKCRKLPAKLTFSGHGPIIDDLNGAIDWHRSNIEKRVTRVIQTLKNANGLATGFEIIQDMYRERYEKGIITFLFEVLSVLDLLEERKMITVEKQNGVLKYRLVNS
- a CDS encoding ABC transporter ATP-binding protein yields the protein MVQKANTLLRVEEMKTVFKTREGNLEAVDGISFSIAKGETVAIVGESGSGKSVSALSILRLLDSNGEVTSGKILFNDLNLKDLSNDEIRKIRGNEIAMIFQDPMTCLDPVYTIGDQIIETIKIHENLSKKELRERAVELLKLVGLPDPESRINVYPHQLSGGQRQRVMIAIALACRPNLIIADEPTTALDVTVQAQILQLLKDLQSQFGTAIILVTHDLGVVAEMADKVVVVYAGQVVEQSHVKDLFNKPQHPYTEALMKSIPKIDTEKDRKLLTIKGNVPSLKEIPAGCRFHPRCSFATDKCRSEEPPLFELANERVSKCWIADPDLQGNWEAPLSIDENGSEYDINPHLVSKNNLLEVTDLKKYFPITKGILSRTIGHVKAVDGVTLNIHKGEVLGLVGESGCGKSTVGRLITGLIDSTNGEVSFDGKKLSKVNRKEKKIIRKRVQFVFQDPYSSLDPRMTILDIIGEPLEVHNIAKGSSKRGRVGELLETVGLSKKDMHKFPHQFSGGQRQRIGIARALATEPDLLICDEAVSALDVSVQAQILNLLKDLQLKLGLSYLFISHDLNVVKYISDRIAVMYLGEIVEVTDAETLFTNPLHPYAKALISAVPIPNPNIEPDRIILSGEVPSPSNPPSGCKFHTRCPLAMDHCKKEKPELIDIAEGHAVSCHLYKEEARL
- a CDS encoding MaoC/PaaZ C-terminal domain-containing protein; this translates as MTILAAISKAESLETTLHPVSRMDLIKYAGSSGDFNPIHTIDEEAKKAGLPGIIAHGMWTMGNLSKLFTPYYEEGFIKDYNIRFSGMVFLNDVLTLKADLVDTVDQSLIFDVKAINQNQKDVVKGKVIFELY
- a CDS encoding ABC transporter substrate-binding protein — protein: MDKRLKSIIYLLVFGLVALVLSACSSNETSNETPSEKQDDKKIEVTANTEPKSGGTYTILTPADPDMLDPHRQSSIYTHMLAGLVYNKLVSYETGPGVAYTDYNVVPDLAERWEISEDGKTYTFYLREAYWHDKAPVNGRKLTAEDVVATMERIIDLPGHQRALLSEVESVVAVDDQTVVFTLKQPFAPFLNFMANHFMWILPKEAMDGEFNLATDSIGTGPFVLEKWEDNVQATYSKNPKYYEEGKPYLDKVIYKVVPDQSTRIAAFRTGQADTIGSLSPEEIAQLQKSNSNVTIFESLFATQEQLYMNMEREPFTDLRVRKAISMAVDRKSMVKAIYGGGETSGPVNPSLGDWALSLEEREELSPYNPEEAKKLLAEAGYPNGFNTTMIVTNGYGEQLVRVAQWVAEDLRNVGINVEIEIVEYAAYFSDRWPNVDYDMGIGYQTYFQEPDEWLRTQLHTNGARNWYNNSDPELDKMLDKQRTILDVEERKQYVHEIQRYVLENLVNPIPVTTYYTKTPRQPNVKDSYPHASYGYGYLKDVWLDN
- a CDS encoding thiolase family protein, encoding MKRDAVIVSAVRTAIAKQGGALASIPAHLYGGKVIKEAIKRINLDPESIDDVIIGNVLSGGGNIARLTALQGGLSVNIPGLTIDRQCGSGINAVALAAQAIQSGAGDIYVAGGIESMSRSPYQFERPEQAYSSVPPKHRKTLLAPEEIGNPGMGITAENLVKKYDITRKEQDEYSLRSQQRMARAMEEGRFDEQIVPISIPVRKGEPILFNKDEHPRPNVTLAALAKLAPAFQKNGTVTAGSSSGLNDAASALVIMSREKAEELGIQPLATIKGSVVAGVDPNIMGIGPVPATQKLLEKLNLSLSDIDIIELNEAFAAQVIACNRELEIDPEKLNVNGGAIAHGHPLGATGAILITKAVYELKRTAGKYALITACIGGGQGISLVIERESD
- a CDS encoding ABC transporter permease, yielding MIEYIGRRLIFGIIVLLIMTTFIFVIMRAVPGDVVTLQLANSGATPEQMDALKAEMGLDKSVFGQLMDWGKNALQGDLGSSLWSGQEVSQIILARLPVTIQLAILSIVLAIMIGIPIGVISAVKQNTFIDHFLKVISIGGLSIPSFWLGLILLTFLSLAFNWIPPLGYQSFTDNPFVNLQQIFLPAICLAVTLSASIVRMTRSAVLEVLHSEFIRTVRAKGAKEAVVIFKHALRNSLVSVITLIGLQIGYLLGGTVVLESIFALPGLGSLIFESVLVRDYPIVQSTVLVFGAMFLLVNLAVDVMYGWADPRIRAR
- a CDS encoding MaoC family dehydratase N-terminal domain-containing protein; the encoded protein is MYTAYIGRTSNKVRNVVERELVRRFAESIGDSHPIYIDEEVGKQSKYGTNIAPPTFPRVLRSGNVEGLQLPAKGLIHGEQIYHFERPLLVGEEVYCYVKIEDYYERAGSTGEMGFLKMKRYGEDQDGKVIFTEESIIIITETVRRSLNV
- the fabG gene encoding 3-oxoacyl-ACP reductase FabG, with the protein product MTKRFENRVALITGGSRGIGKSIAETFAESGAKIAIIDINEEALQNVQAEFKEKGFDILAIKANVVNSEDVAAAMEQVVNEFGSLDILVNNAGIIRDNLLFKMTDNDWDQVIDVHLKGAFNTTRIAQKYMVQQKYGRIINISSTSALGNAGQANYATVKAGLQGLTKTLAKEVAKFGITSNAVAPGFIETDMTKATAERIGIPFEDFLKAGASKIPVGRTGKPSDIANAVAFFADEKSSFVNGQILYVAGGPTN